One Bufo gargarizans isolate SCDJY-AF-19 chromosome 4, ASM1485885v1, whole genome shotgun sequence DNA window includes the following coding sequences:
- the TLR5 gene encoding toll-like receptor 5: MNTAIYLLMILFVVDSFLLENGEPICKTISRTAFFQSCKLTQIPWVPMNITSLVLSNNYIPEVNATSFPPLLNLTMLKLDGQITGRLIVRKDSFKNVPKLTHLDLSYNKILVLDQDAFTGLSHLEDLVLYYNQLNGSFLENDYFKDLTNLVFLDLSYNSLTYLKPHPKFYNLYRLELLDLKGNQISRLCEGDLHSFQYNTFTVFDISKNWLYKLDVTDWERCGNPFRNIEFNTLNLGGNGFSEPTTKALCNALNGTKIVHLKLRNHGMGPGFGFKNLKDPDNSTFAGLENSDLTIFDISDGKIFTLQSDVFGKLSKLLLLNLAQNKINIIQKNAFHGLQNLQYLNMSFNLLGELYNDAFDGLPNIQQIHLNNNHIGPIQNDAFKNLPNLLFVDLTNNAIANLQFCESLPLMQFIGLKENKLNSVKAAKVKTPTINLSENQLTSLDDVFEFLKNSLIENISLRKNRLAICNYQVSLPKENSLHYLDLSDNMIQLIWEEGKCLEMFRNLSVLQTLYLSNNHLRFLPYGIFGGLTSLQVLNLSYNFLTDVPSDVLPVSLHTLDLSRNQLFSPNPDVFLHLGTIDITHNQFICLCPLTNFLIWLNETNTTVLGDRKDISCAYPDYLKSIPLDDLVFSDCDDLTVLRPLMFALYVFMSFVIVTFMTTVIVYNHFRGFFFGLYKRLIQSVPREENQEEKTFKHDAYLCYAKKDFTWVENVFLKNLDSDYGERNRFNLCFEERNFIPGEDHIVNIRDAIWNSKKTICVVTKHFLQDGWCVEAFNYAHSRYFTELKNVLIMVVVGSLSDYQLRKYKPIRAYLQRCAYLTWPEDDQDVEWFLSRLSYKILQEEKVKNRDVKVSLVSSTIELQQIHVS; encoded by the coding sequence gAACACTGCCATTTATCTCCTGATGATTCTGTTTGTTGTCGACTCATTCCTCCTGGAGAATGGTGAACCGATCTGCAAGACTATTAGTCGAACCGCCTTTTTTCAGTCTTGCAAATTGACTCAAATCCCTTGGGTACCAATGAATATTACGTCACTGGTCTTAAGTAATAATTACATTCCGGAAGTGAACGCCACATCATTTCCACCACTGCTGAACTTAACTATGTTGAAACTGGATGGTCAGATAACTGGAAGGTTAATAGTACGCAAGGATAGTTTTAAAAATGTACCTAAGCTGACTCACCTGGATCTGTCCTACAATAAAATCCTGGTGCTCGATCAAGATGCCTTCACCGGCTTATCACATCTAGAAGATCTTGTGCTGTACTACAATCAGTTGAACGGATCCTTTCTGGAAAACGATTATTTCAAGGATTTGACCAACTTGGTATTCTTAGACCTGTCATATAACAGCCTCACATATCTCAAACCCCATCCTAAATTTTATAATTTATACAGACTTGAATTATTAGATTTAAAGGGAAATCAAATATCGAGACTTTGTGAAGGAGATTTACACAGTTTCCAATATAACACATTTACAGTTTTTGATATTTCAAAGAATTGGCTTTATAAATTAGATGTCACTGATTGGGAACGCTGTGGGAATCCCTTTAGAAATATTGAGTTTAATACACTAAATCTAGGTGGAAACGGATTCAGTGAACCGACCACAAAAGCATTGTGCAACGCCTTGAATGGAACCAAAATCGTTCATCTAAAACTACGTAATCACGGCATGGGAccaggttttggcttcaaaaacctcAAGGATCCAGATAATTCAACATTTGCTGGACTCGAGAACAGTGACCTCACAATCTTTGACATATCAGATGGAAAAATTTTTACTCTGCAGTCGGACGTATTTGGAAAACTTTCTAAGCTTTTACTTCTTAATCTTGCCCAAAACAAGATAAACATCATTCAGAAGAATGCCTTCCATGGTCTTCAAAACTTACAATACTTGAATATGTCCTTCAACCTGTTGGGTGAATTATATAATGATGCTTTTGATGGTCTCCCCAATATACAGCAGATTCATCTGAACAACAATCATATTGGACCAATACAGAATGATGCCTTTAAAAACCTCCCGAACCTGCTGTTTGTGGATTTAACTAATAACGCCATTGCAAATCTTCAATTTTGTGAGTCTCTGCCATTGATGCAGTTTATAGGTTTAAAGGAAAATAAACTTAATTCAGTTAAGGCTGCCAAAGTGAAGACTCCAACCATTAATCTTTCTGAGAACCAACTAACAAGTCTTGACGATGTCTTTGAATTTCTTAAGAACTCTCTCATTGAAAATATCTCCCTTCGAAAGAATCGACTGGCAATCTGTAATTATCAAGTTAGTCTTCCAAAAGAAAATTCACTCCATTACTTAGATCTATCTGATAACATGATTCAGCTGATTTGGGAAGAAGGCAAATGTTTGGAGATGTTCAGGAACCTTAGTGTTCTTCAGACTTTATATTTATCTAACAATCATCTTCGATTCTTACCTTATGGGATTTTTGGTGGCCTGACATCCTTACAAGTTCTTAACTTGTCATACAACTTTCTCACAGATGTCCCGTCAGACGTTTTGCCAGTCAGTCTTCACACTTTGGATCTATCTAGGAACCAATTGTTTTCACCCAACCCAGATGTGTTTCTTCATTTAGGAACCATTGACATAACACATAATCAATTTATCTGTCTATGTCCCCTTACAAATTTTTTGATATGGTTGAATGAAACTAATACTACAGTATTGGGTGACCGGAAGGACATCTCCTGTGCATATCCCGACTACCTAAAGTCTATACCGCTTGATGATCTTGTATTTTCTGACTGTGATGACCTTACTGTATTAAGGCCACTCATGTTCGCTTTATATGTGTTCATGTCATTTGTCATTGTGACCTTTATGACAACTGTGATTGTATATAACCATTTCCGAGGGTTTTTCTTTGGACTCTATAAGAGACTGATACAGTCTGTACCTAGGGAAGAGAATCAAGAGGAAAAAACCTTCAAACATGATGCTTATTTGTGTTATGCCAAAAAAGATTTCACGTGGGTTGAAAATGTCTTCCTCAAAAACTTAGATTCTGACTACGGTGAGCGGAACCGCTTCAATCTGTGTTTTGAGGAAAGAAACTTTATTCCTGGTGAAGATCATATTGTAAATATTCGCGATGCTATTTGGAATAGTAAGAAAACGATTTGTGTTGTGACAAAGCATTTCCTGCAGGATGGATGGTGCGTGGAGGCCTTTAATTATGCCCACAGTCGATACTTTACCGAACTCAAAAATGTTCTTATCATGGTTGTGGTAGGGTCTCTATCAGATTACCAACTGAGGAAATATAAGCCCATCCGGGCATATTTACAGAGGTGCGCGTACCTGACGTGGCCTGAGGACGATCAAGATGTAGAATGGTTTCTAAGCAGACTTTCCTATAAAATACTACAAGAAGAAAAAGTCAAAAACAGAGACGTAAAAGTCAGTTTAGTAAGCTCTACTATAGAATTACAACAAATACATGTTTCTTGA